The following proteins are encoded in a genomic region of Saccharopolyspora antimicrobica:
- a CDS encoding acyl-CoA dehydrogenase family protein, whose protein sequence is MPEAALSPEPMVELPGFDALEKVLDELAPAASAREIWAALGQTGLIEQVYRHGSPGAGVIPARLARVLAAVDARFPVGTTLSVCVQLATVLPLLAGDDGRPAQTLRRALGGAAIVGLAATDVGSGSDLTALETEVALGEREIVLHGTKRWITNAVTADEFLVLARHRSGRHFTNFTWVLVPAGTPGVSVRAADSDLFHGSGVGDVTFDDVRLERSCVVGRPGRGLASFARHIATERLAGALWALALCRRTLEHTLRGLSVRSHQQGTLWDLDSVRQRFAACLVDLRQLDALARELSGRIASRFDTSAAALLKAAVGTTVDRVLAECAQLQGAEGFTSTGAQRLRAQAAIFGIGGGTTEVVRSAVADDAVVVLAELDPSDWPCTAG, encoded by the coding sequence TTGCCTGAGGCGGCGTTGTCACCGGAGCCGATGGTCGAACTGCCCGGCTTCGACGCGCTGGAGAAGGTCCTCGACGAGCTGGCCCCGGCGGCCTCGGCGCGGGAGATCTGGGCGGCGCTGGGCCAGACCGGCCTGATCGAGCAGGTGTACCGGCACGGCTCGCCCGGCGCCGGGGTGATTCCGGCGCGCCTGGCGCGCGTGCTCGCGGCGGTGGACGCGCGTTTCCCGGTGGGCACAACGCTTTCCGTGTGCGTGCAGCTCGCCACGGTGCTGCCGCTGCTCGCCGGGGACGACGGCCGGCCCGCGCAGACGCTGCGCCGGGCCCTGGGCGGAGCGGCGATCGTAGGGCTGGCCGCCACCGACGTGGGCTCGGGTTCGGATCTGACGGCCCTGGAAACCGAGGTGGCGCTCGGCGAGCGCGAGATCGTGCTCCACGGGACCAAGCGGTGGATCACCAACGCGGTGACGGCCGACGAGTTCCTGGTCCTGGCCCGCCACCGCAGCGGTCGGCACTTCACCAACTTCACCTGGGTCCTGGTGCCCGCCGGAACTCCCGGGGTGTCCGTGCGGGCGGCGGATTCCGACCTGTTCCACGGTTCCGGCGTCGGTGATGTGACCTTCGACGACGTCCGGCTGGAGCGGTCCTGCGTGGTGGGCCGGCCGGGGCGCGGCCTGGCGAGCTTCGCCCGGCACATCGCCACCGAGCGGCTGGCCGGTGCACTGTGGGCGCTGGCGCTGTGCCGCCGCACGCTGGAGCACACGCTGCGCGGCCTGTCGGTGCGCTCGCACCAGCAGGGCACGCTGTGGGACCTGGACAGCGTTCGGCAGCGCTTCGCGGCGTGCCTGGTCGACCTGCGGCAGCTGGACGCGCTGGCCCGCGAGCTCAGCGGCCGCATCGCGAGCCGGTTCGACACCTCCGCCGCCGCCCTGCTGAAGGCGGCCGTCGGCACCACTGTGGACAGAGTGCTCGCCGAGTGCGCGCAGCTGCAGGGCGCCGAGGGGTTCACCTCGACCGGAGCGCAGCGGTTGCGGGCGCAGGCCGCGATCTTCGGGATCGGCGGCGGCACCACGGAGGTCGTGCGATCGGCGGTCGCCGACGACGCCGTGGTGGTGCTGGCCGAACTGGACCCGAGCGACTGGCCATGCACGGCCGGCTGA
- a CDS encoding acyl-CoA dehydrogenase family protein yields the protein MTTAVNRGEAETVGFDALADQVAAVAEEHVAAADREAVFPVAALDELRRTRLLGLLVPVEHGGLGGSVADVLRIGIRLGRVDMSLAMIFTMHCQQVAAVVRHAAEPLRSELLGRLGSGAEYLASVTTEVGTGGHLLSAGSALRSDGAQLAVDRFAPIVTGGAHADGFLITMRAVEADAPNQVSLVYARRDQLTTDASGDWQPMGMRASHSIALQLTGTVPAHQIVGAPGGFADIAGSVFGPLAHLGWSAAWLGTAAGALSRVLRLLRSPAGRKRFDVKSELLLTRLSKARQRLDSVHALLWRTEEMVRTTSNLSLPRNQLLLNALKITAAEQCHAAVDDLVDAVGLRHGYLKDSPTRLEQALRDLRSAALNYSNDRLHLADGRLALMDSEVRFA from the coding sequence GTGACCACCGCTGTGAATCGCGGAGAGGCGGAAACGGTCGGGTTCGACGCGCTGGCCGACCAGGTGGCCGCTGTCGCGGAGGAGCACGTCGCCGCGGCCGACCGGGAGGCGGTGTTCCCGGTGGCAGCGCTCGACGAGCTCCGCCGCACGCGGCTGCTGGGGCTGCTGGTGCCCGTCGAGCACGGCGGGCTGGGCGGCAGCGTCGCCGACGTGCTGCGGATCGGCATCCGGCTCGGGCGCGTGGACATGTCGCTGGCGATGATCTTCACGATGCACTGCCAGCAGGTCGCCGCGGTCGTCCGGCACGCGGCGGAGCCGCTGCGGTCGGAGCTGCTGGGCAGGCTGGGCAGCGGCGCGGAGTACCTGGCGTCGGTGACGACCGAGGTCGGCACCGGCGGGCACCTGCTCAGCGCCGGGTCGGCGCTGCGCTCCGACGGTGCGCAGCTGGCCGTCGACCGGTTCGCGCCGATCGTCACCGGCGGTGCGCACGCCGACGGGTTCCTGATCACGATGCGCGCGGTCGAGGCCGATGCGCCGAACCAGGTGTCGCTGGTCTACGCCCGCCGCGACCAGCTCACCACCGACGCCTCCGGTGACTGGCAGCCGATGGGCATGCGAGCCAGCCACAGCATCGCGCTGCAGCTGACCGGGACCGTCCCCGCGCACCAGATCGTCGGTGCGCCAGGCGGTTTCGCGGACATCGCCGGCTCGGTGTTCGGGCCGCTCGCGCACCTCGGCTGGTCGGCGGCGTGGCTGGGCACCGCGGCCGGAGCGCTCTCGCGGGTGCTGCGGCTGCTGCGGAGCCCGGCCGGGCGCAAGCGGTTCGACGTCAAGTCCGAACTGCTGCTGACCAGGCTCTCCAAGGCCCGGCAGCGGCTGGACTCCGTGCACGCCTTGCTGTGGCGGACCGAGGAGATGGTGCGCACCACCTCGAACCTGTCGCTGCCGAGGAACCAGCTGCTGCTCAACGCGCTCAAGATCACCGCGGCCGAGCAGTGCCACGCCGCCGTCGACGACCTGGTCGACGCCGTGGGGTTGCGGCACGGCTACCTCAAGGACTCGCCGACCAGGCTGGAGCAGGCGCTGCGCGACCTGCGATCCGCCGCCCTGAACTACAGCAACGACCGGCTGCACCTCGCCGACGGCCGGCTCGCGCTGATGGACTCGGAGGTGCGCTTTGCCTGA
- a CDS encoding acyl carrier protein — protein sequence MDARFTELLVPFLKFAGGREITEDTGLRELGLDSMQAIELLFAIEDAYGIALPDDELNDESFATAGSLWRVVSAQIPEAVA from the coding sequence ATGGACGCGCGTTTCACCGAGCTGCTGGTTCCGTTCCTGAAGTTCGCCGGCGGTCGCGAGATCACCGAGGACACCGGCCTGCGCGAGCTCGGGCTGGACTCCATGCAGGCCATCGAGCTGCTGTTCGCCATCGAGGACGCCTACGGCATCGCCCTGCCCGACGACGAGCTCAACGACGAGAGCTTCGCCACCGCGGGAAGCCTGTGGCGAGTCGTCTCCGCGCAGATACCGGAGGCAGTGGCATGA
- a CDS encoding decarboxylase, translated as MVEALLERSGVRDRLGAVRTPAYVYDLAVVRENHAHLRSALPGSAEVYYSLKANPHPALLSELRAGGALPEVCSPGELDAALQAGWSAGQVLYTGPGKRDADLDRAVRLGVREFSVDSVVALDQLEAVAAAHDVRLGCLLRINDDQPAAGQGLAMTGVASQFGADLAWVLAEPERFAGREHVRMRGLHLYMGTNLLTVDDLVAQFRQSVRTAARLCEVFAAHGETIELLDLGGGFGAPFAKRGDRIPLDGLKPALEALFREELPDPAPAIAFETGRYLVGTAGTLVTSVLDVKRSHGRDVVVLESGINHLGGMAGLRRVPPLVPDLVGEPDGRGRMTAMIAGPLCTPLDLWARSAEVPEVRPGDVLAVPNVGAYGLYASLLAFLGHPMPAEVVVDGDDPQRPPQVSRLELIRTHGED; from the coding sequence ATGGTTGAGGCCCTGCTGGAGCGCAGCGGTGTCCGCGACCGGCTCGGCGCGGTGCGGACCCCGGCCTACGTCTACGACCTGGCCGTGGTGCGCGAGAACCACGCGCACCTGCGGTCGGCGCTGCCGGGCTCGGCTGAGGTGTACTACTCGCTCAAGGCCAATCCGCACCCGGCGCTGCTGAGCGAGCTCCGCGCCGGTGGCGCGCTGCCGGAGGTCTGCTCGCCGGGCGAGCTGGACGCGGCGCTGCAGGCCGGCTGGTCCGCCGGGCAGGTGCTCTACACCGGCCCGGGCAAGCGCGACGCGGACCTCGACCGGGCGGTGCGGCTGGGCGTGCGGGAGTTCTCCGTCGATTCGGTCGTGGCGCTGGACCAGCTCGAAGCGGTCGCCGCGGCCCACGACGTCCGGCTCGGCTGCCTGCTGCGGATCAACGACGACCAGCCCGCCGCCGGGCAGGGCCTCGCCATGACCGGGGTGGCGTCGCAGTTCGGCGCCGACCTGGCCTGGGTGCTGGCCGAACCCGAGCGGTTCGCCGGGCGGGAGCACGTGCGGATGCGCGGCCTGCACCTGTACATGGGCACCAACCTGCTCACCGTCGACGACCTCGTCGCGCAGTTCCGCCAGTCCGTGCGCACCGCGGCCCGGCTCTGCGAGGTCTTCGCCGCGCACGGCGAGACGATCGAGCTGCTCGACCTCGGCGGCGGTTTCGGCGCACCGTTCGCCAAGCGGGGCGACCGCATCCCGCTCGATGGTCTGAAACCCGCGCTGGAGGCCCTCTTCCGCGAGGAGCTCCCGGACCCGGCACCGGCGATCGCCTTCGAGACCGGCCGCTACCTGGTCGGCACCGCGGGCACGCTGGTGACCTCGGTGCTCGACGTCAAGCGCTCGCACGGCCGCGACGTGGTGGTGCTGGAGTCGGGCATCAACCACCTGGGCGGCATGGCCGGGCTGCGGCGCGTCCCACCGCTGGTGCCCGACCTCGTCGGCGAGCCGGACGGCCGGGGCCGGATGACCGCGATGATCGCCGGTCCGCTGTGCACGCCGCTGGATCTCTGGGCGCGGTCGGCCGAGGTGCCCGAGGTGCGGCCCGGTGACGTGCTCGCCGTGCCCAACGTCGGCGCTTATGGGCTCTACGCGAGCCTTCTGGCCTTCCTGGGCCACCCGATGCCCGCGGAGGTCGTCGTCGACGGCGACGACCCGCAGCGGCCCCCGCAGGTTTCCCGTTTGGAACTGATCCGAACCCACGGAGAGGACTGA